The Sesamum indicum cultivar Zhongzhi No. 13 linkage group LG6, S_indicum_v1.0, whole genome shotgun sequence genomic interval GTCATCACTGTcgtaataacaataaaaaatgaaggcAATTTGGACATTGCCTCTCCTAAAACCTAGGACGAAAACGAAAGTTAGGTCAAAAGGGAAAATGGTCTTGTGGGTGACTATCTAATTAGTAGAAATTTTCAGTGATTGAAATCACTCAAAAAATTGCATCTGATACCGGGTCAGCCCAAGTTATAACGGGCTGGCCAAAAAACAAGTAAGCAAGTTACTATGAGAGACTATAAGGAATATCACTCCTTATCACAAGAAGTAAACAtgatccaaatatattatatttatcatataatttattcaaatctaatCAAATTCGATTTAACTTAGTATTTACCCACAATCTAATTTTAGTTAGCATTTCCCCTCAATCTAATTCAATTTGTCTATTTTTACAGTAGTTTGagtttcttctattttatggTAACTTTTGATTTGTTATCTTTCTATGTATGCCTggatatttacaaaattattatgatgTATCTGATTTggtttctaatattttaatttaatatataacataattgacaattaaattatttaaaaaaatcgaaccCCGTCGAATTAAGCCCAAATTAAGTTATCACCAGTCACCACAGCCTTTTGGCAACAAAACATTCTTTTCCCTCTAAAAGACACAGAGACTTCAaaatatcacaacaaaacATTCTTTGTGGAAATTGAAGGCTTCGATTGGcgacataataataatttgtcgTGTTTTATTCATTCTATACTAATACAATaatacaaaatcataaaaaagaaattttgaaaacatacAATGCGGTAATAATCTaagattcatattttttttctattggtCTGACTTGAACTCGAGTATGTACGAACTCAATGACCAGTCAATCATCTCTAAATCAATCGCTTTCATATAACCATATAATTCAGGATACTTAAGTACTAGCCCACCATGCACCAAATACACTTTTAACACTCCATACTTTCTTACGACCTTAACCTTTCttctcttataattttattgatattacgTCAGAGGATTATAATCAAGGTCTTCTTGACGTTGTTAACAGAATTTCTTCTCTTACAGATACAAAATTTCCGTCATACCTAAATATATTCGGACCTTTCTATATTTAGAATAGACCCAAAATGGACCTCTTACATTCGGACACAATGATCATAGTGTATTCACCTTtatcaaaaacaaaaccaaacaaagcaaTATGTAATCTTAGATTATGTATGATGCCTGACGCCTAACCTTTCCAACTTCACCAACCAGTAGTTACATGCAACACACCTCTCAATGAGTACACTTAAATCCCAAGACTCCAATGACCAACAACTACACAAACATGATCATataaccaccaccaccactgcCCCGCCTCCTTCCACCAATGGCGATACGGCAGTACCGGCGGATCCACCTCCTTTTCCGCCTCGCATTGGTCTCTGTCATGGCACTGGGGGCGTCCCGTGTCATCCTCGACAACTTGAGGAACAACCTTCTGTGGCCAGGATCAGTGGAAATAAGCACAAGGCATAGGTACACAGTTAAAATGCCCATTGGAGTTTCTGAGGAAGAAACCATTGAAGATGGATGCAATGTGTTTGAGGGAAAATGGGTTTGGGATAATGCAAGTCGTCCTCTTTATAGAGAAGAGAGCTGTCCGTTTCTAGTTAAGCAGACAACTTGTTTAAGGAACGGGAGGCCTGATTCTTTCTATCAGAACTGGAGGTGGCAGCCCAATACATGCAATTTGCCGAGGTAACTACAATATTGTCATTGTCATATTAACAGGGCCGCAGTTAGTGCAGtataatttttgagaaaattctaACTCGAATTAGGTTCGGTCAGATTAAACCAATCAGGGAGCAAGTATGGTatacttgtcatgtgattgatcactttccTAAACTGTACCCAAATTACACGACAAGTGTATTTCACTTTCTATATAACTAGTTCAGATCTGATCAAACCTTGTCTGGATTAAAATTTCGCCTGTCAAATGCCAATGATAAGTTTGAGTGGATCGGCAGGTTTGATGGTCTGAAGTTGATGGAGATATTGAGGGACAAAAGGTTGATGTTTGTTGGAGATTCAGTACAAAGAAGCATGTTTGAGTCCATGGTGTGTTTAGTACAATCTGCAATTCCTAGTGATGTAAGAAGATCGCTTCAACGAATACCTCCGAGGAAGGTTTTCAAAGTAGAGGTAATATTAATGTTGCATCCTCAGATTTTCCTCGGACCTTTTTTACTCCTAGAATTATGAATCCAAGATCTGCATGTCATAGTTCCAGAGTAGAATGATataatcattttcaattttattgccAACTCCAGGAGTTCAATGCGACCATTGAGTACTACTGGGCTCCCTTCATAGTAGAATCCATATCGGACCATGCAACAAATCACACTGTCTTGAAACGTCTGGTGAGACTTGATTCTGTGGCCAAACATAGCAAAGAGTGGCAAGCAGCCAATGTTCTGATATTCGAGAGCTATGTTTGGTGGATGTACAAACCGATGATTAATGCAACGTAAGAATCCCATATCTCGTCTATCAACTAGCTttcttctatttatatatactagcACAAAACTGAATCCTGGATCTATAAACTAGACGGACGTCTAGTTTCAGACATGAATCTACTCACTGAAGGTTGGATACTTACCATGTAGATGACAACCCAATGTAAAATTCGATCACTAGATCATGTATGATATTGTCAGCATTTcactttattatattatcagGCTCGGTATAACCGTCCCATCGGGCATGATATTATCAGCATTTCACTTTGTGATATCATCATGTTCAATATAAATCATGAGGTTTCACAGGATGCAGTTAGCATCTcactttataatattatcatattttgaGCGGACATTCATACATTTCATGTTGATTACCACCCATTTGCACTAAATCGACTTAAACGGATTCTTGATGTGGCCAATGTTCTCCAGATACGGATCGCTTGACAACATCCAAGAATACAACGTGACCACTGCATATAGACTGGCACTGGAAACCTGGGCAAATTGGATTGAATCCAGCATTAATCCACAAACTCAGAAGATCTTCTTCACAACAATGTCTCCAACGCACTTGTGGTGAGTTTTGTATCACAAGAACCACAACTAGAGctagaaagaaaaacatgaCTTCTAGCCATCAAGCATGTATAAACTGATACAAAGATTTGGATGATTATAGCAATTTTTTCATGTGTAGGAGTTGGGAATGGAAGCCTGGAGCAGATGGGAACTGTTTCAATGAGACGCACCCGATTGAAGGATCATACTGGGGAACGGGTTCCAATCTTGACATCATGGGAATAGTAGAAGATGTTCTGGGAGAACTAAAGGTTAAGGTAACTTTGTTAAACATTACCCAGTTGTCTGAATTCAGAAAAGACGGTCACACTTCAGTTTTCGGGGAAAGGAAAGGCAAGCTCTTGACCAAAGAACAGAGAAATGATCCAAAGAATTATGCTGACTGCATCCACTGGTGCTTACCAGGTGTCCCAGATACATGGaatgaaattttgtatgcTCTGCTTTTACAAGATTATCGTGTGCAATAAAAGTACAATCATAAAAAACTTTTGGAGAGAATAGCAAAGTAGTGACAGATATTTAGCTTTAGGAAGATCATAAATGCTGTAAAGATTGGACAAAAACTAGTCTTTCCACATTTTCAGGAAAAAAGTGGTGTCTGAAGTTCAattaatgattattaaaaacttgAGCTCCTATTACCAACACCCATATTTGGAAGGTAGACATGATTTATAACTAAACTATATATGTGCAATCATCCCTGCATTATGAATAACGGAAggtaaaatgactaaaatgatGAATGAACTGCACCGCTTACAGCAGCTCCCACTCAGTTTCGTACATCTCTTGAGACAACTGTGTTCTCACTGCATCTGCATATGTGTGGGGGAAAGTGGGTAATGATCTTGGCTCAAAATCCTGACTTGATTCCATATCAATGTCTCCAAACATGAAAGCCAAGTGCTCGTATTCCTTGGACAGCCTCTTCCGAGAAGTGAAGGCATCCTGTATCAAATTCTAcggaagaaataaattagcaTCCAGTTAATCAGGCTTGATAATGATGATGACTGtttaaattgacttattaaagAAGAGAAATACACCCTCTTAGATGTATAAGCAAGTGCAAGAAGATAGTACCTTGTAATATCTGAAATTTCTTCTATGGTGAGAGGCAACTCGGGCATAGTAACCATTGAAAGGAACAGTTCTTTCATCATGCTTCACATCAGGGGAAAGATCAACTGTTTCCATTAGGTCACTGATACCAAGACCAAATTCATGTTCGTTCTCTGCATAATGCGTTCAGCAAACAGTGGAGAATGATATGAGTAGTCTAAAACAGTGTAAGATAAAGCTGAAAATGATGCATGACGGACCATGAATTAAGAACATGACCATCCAAACAAATCCCAACTTGGATGCGTAAAGTCAGGTTAGTTAGTCAATCTTATAGATATAGTTTCATGATTACAAGCATATTACAGCACAACTAGAACATgttaatgaataataatgttaatgCTAATTATCACCTAAATTACCAGCTTCAGATGGAGATATTGCAAATTGACCATCATTGTAGTGTTCTCCATGCCTGCTTTTGAAAGAACCATCCACAAAATCTGATCCATCACTTGGAGAAGTGTTATTATCTGCCAAAGTAGAAGTTAGTGCTAAGGAACCTATCTTCATGGAAGAAAAACTGAAAAGATACTGAAAGGGAGGACATTTTCGTtgggaaggaaagaaaaggtCAGCAATGAAGCAGAGAGCATTATGAAACATCAAGAAGAAGGTTACATTAAGATATACCAACCATTTGATTTCAAGATTGAAATTGCAGGAAGCATACACATGGCCTTAGTTTCATAAGCTGTTCTGGAGGACGGAGTGGAAATGTTACGCTCAGCTTCAGAATGGTCGATGTTTTCAGCCTTGTTAATAAAACTTGCAGATGTAGACTCCAAGATATTAGAAGACTTTGGGGAGATAGAAGACTTGGAAGAGAAAACATAtgtctcttcttcttcttcatcatcatcacaagaaaaatatgaaaatgaaagttCAGGTGATTGGGCAGAGCTTGACACATCAAAACTCTCATCTTTAGTCGAAAAGCTATCACCAAGAATCCCATTTTTCACAAAGGATCTGTGAACCACATCGCAAGCAGAAGGAGGTTGTGAATCCATTAACACGCTATTATCTTCATTAACTTTATCAGCTGAAGCTACTGAAGCTGCAGATAAGCTTGTATTTTCATCAGAAAGCACATCTTTAGTCGAAAAGCTATCACCAAGAAtcccatttttcaaaaagtatccGTGAACCACATTGCAAGCAGAAGGAGGTTGTGAATCCATTAACACACTATTATCTTCATTAACTTTATCAGCTGAAGCTACTGAAGCTGCAGATAAACTTGTATTTTCATCAGAACTCACATCTTTAGTCGAAAAGCTATCACCAAGAATCCCATTTTTCAGAAATGATCCGTGAACCACATTGCAAGCAGAAGGAGGTTGTGAATCCATTAACACACTATTatcttcattaattttatcagCTGAAGCTACTGAAGCTACAGATAAGCTTGTACTTTCATCAGAACTCACATCTTTAGTCGAAAAGCTATCACCAAGAATCCCATTTTTCGAAAAGGATCCGTGAACCACATTGCAAGCAGAAGGAGGTTGTGAATCCATTAACATACTATTATCTTCATTAACTTTATCAGCTGAAGCTACTGAAGCTGCAGATAAGCTCgtattttcatcaaaagatGGATCCTCAACCACTGttaacttattttcaaacaataaccCACTGCTCGAAGTATTAGAAAGATACTCCGCATCATTTGAAAAGCTATTGCATGAGATCCTTTCCTTTTCAATGGTCAAAAGCCCTGCTTCATGAGCTGAAAGTGCAGCTGAAGAAACCATGAACAGCGTGGAATTCTCATTATCTTCATCAGACGTcccagaaaatatttcattttcggCCAGAGGTGCTGAACCCCTTGGCATATTCTCTTCTACGCTATTGTCTGCATCATCCTTGCCATCACCATCTTCTGTTAAATGTAGAGGAGTTTCTGCCTCTTCAGGAAAGTTTGCATCAGGCGGCTTAGGAAATTGAGTTACATGGTCAAGTTCAAATGGCAACAATGCATCAGAGTTTCTCATAGTATCAATAGAACCATGATTTTCTGACAATTGCTCTTCATTAATACAAGTTGGTGTTGTTCTCATGCCTGCGACCGAATTAACATGATCCCACATGTCAACTTGTCCACCATCCTCCAACAATGCTTTGGGTTCCACAATGTCCTCAGAAAGGGGAAGTATATCTTGCACCACGTTAGAGTAAAATCTTTTGACACTCACACCAACACTCTGCACCTGGTTCTCGACAAATTTCATAGTATCCTGTCCAAATTGAGCAATTTAGAGCATGAGAAGATACTTGATCTCTGGACAGCACATGTTAGGTTAGCATGCAAATAGCAATTCTAGGTGATGCATGCAAATAGCAATTCATCATCTGTTACATGAAAGTTAATCACAAAAGTGTCTTAATAACAGTAGTCATGCAAATATACCGTGCCTtcagaacaaaagaaaagaggggAATACCTTGCTCATAAAATCATCAACATCCTGACAAATTGACTCAAACTGGTTGTATATGTTCCCAGCCCAGAATTTACCTTTTATTCTTAAATCCATTGCAACATTTGTGTTCCAGAGAAGCCAATTAAGATGATTCCACCACAAAATCAGGTCAGGATCATCAACAAACTCCAATTAGCATTAAACCTGCATAATTCCAGATAAGAATTTATAAGAATTCGGAATTCCTACAGTGACAAATATTCCATGACAATACAAATAATGCATACTCCACAAACTCAAGATAAGTTTCGATAACTAAAAGACAGCAGCTTTGGCCCTTACACGATCATCCTAGTCGAAAATTATCACCTGGGACAATATCGACTGTAGGAAAACAGCATCACATATGATACTATGTATTTCTTGCTTAGAACACAAACCCTTCAAAATGATGACATACCACACATACAACCATCAAAGGCCGCAACATAAACTGAAACAGTCCACCTAAATACAGAAGCCCGAACACTAAACTCAACCAGACAAGAGCACGATGAAAAGACGGAGAGAGTTAAATTCAGAAAACTCAACAGCGTTGATCGACAAAATTAGAACAAATTCAGAAACCTCTGTATGAAAAAGGTGCTTCCGCAACGCAGTTCATAGCACAATTCTGTCAATCAAATTCAGAAAGCTAATCCACACTTACTCAATTTCTTGCTACTTCGTTCATATCACACACTGAACCTACacaagaaaagtgaaaaattccaaccacacacactctcacacATGATGATCATCATAACCATACAATTCACCAAAAAACCAAAGGGATTGTAAAAAAATCCTCAACAAACTGGAACAGAGCAGAGATTTTAATACCAGTGAGAAACAAGAATACCCTCATAGTGCaagtaaaagaagaaagagggcTCGCCGGCGGTAGATAGGCGGCGGTGCGGGTGGCTGAC includes:
- the LOC105165435 gene encoding uncharacterized protein LOC105165435 isoform X1; the encoded protein is MDLRIKGKFWAGNIYNQFESICQDVDDFMSKDTMKFVENQVQSVGVSVKRFYSNVVQDILPLSEDIVEPKALLEDGGQVDMWDHVNSVAGMRTTPTCINEEQLSENHGSIDTMRNSDALLPFELDHVTQFPKPPDANFPEEAETPLHLTEDGDGKDDADNSVEENMPRGSAPLAENEIFSGTSDEDNENSTLFMVSSAALSAHEAGLLTIEKERISCNSFSNDAEYLSNTSSSGLLFENKLTVVEDPSFDENTSLSAASVASADKVNEDNSMLMDSQPPSACNVVHGSFSKNGILGDSFSTKDVSSDESTSLSVASVASADKINEDNSVLMDSQPPSACNVVHGSFLKNGILGDSFSTKDVSSDENTSLSAASVASADKVNEDNSVLMDSQPPSACNVVHGYFLKNGILGDSFSTKDVLSDENTSLSAASVASADKVNEDNSVLMDSQPPSACDVVHRSFVKNGILGDSFSTKDESFDVSSSAQSPELSFSYFSCDDDEEEEETYVFSSKSSISPKSSNILESTSASFINKAENIDHSEAERNISTPSSRTAYETKAMCMLPAISILKSNDNNTSPSDGSDFVDGSFKSRHGEHYNDGQFAISPSEAGNLENEHEFGLGISDLMETVDLSPDVKHDERTVPFNGYYARVASHHRRNFRYYKNLIQDAFTSRKRLSKEYEHLAFMFGDIDMESSQDFEPRSLPTFPHTYADAVRTQLSQEMYETEWELL
- the LOC105165435 gene encoding uncharacterized protein LOC105165435 isoform X4; this translates as MKFVENQVQSVGVSVKRFYSNVVQDILPLSEDIVEPKALLEDGGQVDMWDHVNSVAGMRTTPTCINEEQLSENHGSIDTMRNSDALLPFELDHVTQFPKPPDANFPEEAETPLHLTEDGDGKDDADNSVEENMPRGSAPLAENEIFSGTSDEDNENSTLFMVSSAALSAHEAGLLTIEKERISCNSFSNDAEYLSNTSSSGLLFENKLTVVEDPSFDENTSLSAASVASADKVNEDNSMLMDSQPPSACNVVHGSFSKNGILGDSFSTKDVSSDESTSLSVASVASADKINEDNSVLMDSQPPSACNVVHGSFLKNGILGDSFSTKDVSSDENTSLSAASVASADKVNEDNSVLMDSQPPSACNVVHGYFLKNGILGDSFSTKDVLSDENTSLSAASVASADKVNEDNSVLMDSQPPSACDVVHRSFVKNGILGDSFSTKDESFDVSSSAQSPELSFSYFSCDDDEEEEETYVFSSKSSISPKSSNILESTSASFINKAENIDHSEAERNISTPSSRTAYETKAMCMLPAISILKSNDNNTSPSDGSDFVDGSFKSRHGEHYNDGQFAISPSEAGNLENEHEFGLGISDLMETVDLSPDVKHDERTVPFNGYYARVASHHRRNFRYYKNLIQDAFTSRKRLSKEYEHLAFMFGDIDMESSQDFEPRSLPTFPHTYADAVRTQLSQEMYETEWELL
- the LOC105165435 gene encoding uncharacterized protein LOC105165435 isoform X2, whose translation is MDLRIKGKFWAGNIYNQFESICQDVDDFMSKDTMKFVENQVQSVGVSVKRFYSNVVQDILPLSEDIVEPKALLEDGGQVDMWDHVNSVAGMRTTPTCINEEQLSENHGSIDTMRNSDALLPFELDHVTQFPKPPDANFPEEAETPLHLTEDGDGKDDADNSVEENMPRGSAPLAENEIFSGTSDEDNENSTLFMVSSAALSAHEAGLLTIEKERISCNSFSNDAEYLSNTSSSGLLFENKLTVVEDPSFDENTSLSAASVASADKVNEDNSMLMDSQPPSACNVVHGSFSKNGILGDSFSTKDVSSDESTSLSVASVASADKINEDNSVLMDSQPPSACNVVHGSFLKNGILGDSFSTKDVSSDENTSLSAASVASADKVNEDNSVLMDSQPPSACNVVHGYFLKNGILGDSFSTKDVLSDENTSLSAASVASADKVNEDNSVLMDSQPPSACDVVHRSFVKNGILGDSFSTKDESFDVSSSAQSPELSFSYFSCDDDEEEEETYVFSSKSSISPKSSNILESTSASFINKAENIDHSEAERNISTPSSRTAYETKAMCMLPAISILKSNDNNTSPSDGSDFVDGSFKSRHGEHYNDGQFAISPSEAENEHEFGLGISDLMETVDLSPDVKHDERTVPFNGYYARVASHHRRNFRYYKNLIQDAFTSRKRLSKEYEHLAFMFGDIDMESSQDFEPRSLPTFPHTYADAVRTQLSQEMYETEWELL
- the LOC105165821 gene encoding protein trichome birefringence-like 31; the protein is MAIRQYRRIHLLFRLALVSVMALGASRVILDNLRNNLLWPGSVEISTRHRYTVKMPIGVSEEETIEDGCNVFEGKWVWDNASRPLYREESCPFLVKQTTCLRNGRPDSFYQNWRWQPNTCNLPRFDGLKLMEILRDKRLMFVGDSVQRSMFESMVCLVQSAIPSDVRRSLQRIPPRKVFKVEEFNATIEYYWAPFIVESISDHATNHTVLKRLVRLDSVAKHSKEWQAANVLIFESYVWWMYKPMINATYGSLDNIQEYNVTTAYRLALETWANWIESSINPQTQKIFFTTMSPTHLWSWEWKPGADGNCFNETHPIEGSYWGTGSNLDIMGIVEDVLGELKVKVTLLNITQLSEFRKDGHTSVFGERKGKLLTKEQRNDPKNYADCIHWCLPGVPDTWNEILYALLLQDYRVQ
- the LOC105165435 gene encoding uncharacterized protein LOC105165435 isoform X3; protein product: MDLRIKGKFWAGNIYNQFESICQDVDDFMSKDTMKFVENQVQSVGVSVKRFYSNVVQDILPLSEDIVEPKALLEDGGQVDMWDHVNSVAGMRTTPTCINEEQLSENHGSIDTMRNSDALLPFELDHVTQFPKPPDANFPEEAETPLHLTEDGDGKDDADNSVEENMPRGSAPLAENEIFSGTSDEDNENSTLFMVSSAALSAHEAGLLTIEKERISCNSFSNDAEYLSNTSSSGLLFENKLTVVEDPSFDENTSLSAASVASADKVNEDNSMLMDSQPPSACNVVHGSFSKNGILGDSFSTKDVSSDESTSLSVASVASADKINEDNSVLMDSQPPSACNVVHGSFLKNGILGDSFSTKDVSSDENTSLSAASVASADKVNEDNSVLMDSQPPSACNVVHGYFLKNGILGDSFSTKDVLSDENTSLSAASVASADKVNEDNSVLMDSQPPSACDVVHRSFVKNGILGDSFSTKDESFDVSSSAQSPELSFSYFSCDDDEEEEETYVFSSKSSISPKSSNILESTSASFINKAENIDHSEAERNISTPSSRTAYETKAMCMLPAISILKSNDNNTSPSDGSDFVDGSFKSRHGEHYNDGQFAISPSEAGNLENEHEFGLGISDLMETVDLSPDVKHDERTVPFNGYYARVASHHRRNFRYYKDAFTSRKRLSKEYEHLAFMFGDIDMESSQDFEPRSLPTFPHTYADAVRTQLSQEMYETEWELL